Within the Catalinimonas niigatensis genome, the region CTTGAGCTTGTTCCGGACTTAGGTTTTGTTCGTTTAGCGTAATGGCAAAAACTTTGGCGCCGTACATTTCTATCAGTTTTACTTCACTTTCCAAAGAGGGGATTTCCAGTTGCTCTTCGTCAAAATGATGGAAATACTTTCTGCCTGGAGCGTGCTGCAAAATCACATGCCTGGCTTCGCCTGACAACAGAAACTCAGAACCACCCGGCCCACTAGGATTACGGAGAGAGCTTTGCCCTTCCAGCAATATCACATCAGGTTTTACTGCATCCCAGCAGCGGACGATGGCATCTTCAAGTTCGCCAGAAATAAAGTCATTAAAAGTAGAATCAAAGATAAATCCAAACGCACTGCCCTGCATCCAGCCGGTTTGTCCGGTATAAATCATTTCTGCTCTGATGTCCGCCTGCTGTAGCGCATGCATCAACAGACGCGTAGTCGTGCGTTTGCCCAGATTACAATCTGTGCCCAGAATAGCAATTTTAGGACATCTGACCTGTTTGATACGTCCGGTCCAGAACTTCAGCTCATGACGGGGTTTGGGCTTACGGATATCAGTAATGGTGACTTTATGTTCTTCAGCCAGTGTAATCAGTTCGGGAATATCGCTCATAAACTCATGCAAGCCGCTGACGATGGACATACCGGCACGAATGGCGTCTTTGACTGTATCCAGCATGCCCTCAGGAATAAGGCCGCCTTTTCCTGCTACGCCTACCAAACAGAACATAGCCTTTTCGGAAGAAGTACTGAGAAATGTAGTTAAATCTCCAAAAACAGGAATTCCGCGGCGCTTGCCATCTACTATTTCTCCGGCATCCTGCCCGGCATGTTGATGATCAATTACTGCCAGAATTTTGTACTTAGAGGTATCTCTGATAAGCCCATGTGCTGTTTTGGCACGAGGTGTCGCCAGATAGCCCTGGGTAATGACAATAGCATTTCCTTCCATGAATTATATGTAGTGTGTGTTGGGGCATAGTTAAGAAAATATGCTTAAAAAAGCAGTTGAAGGAAATGATTATTTTGTGCTTTGGCTTACTTTACTAGTTTTGAAGCATCATGATTGTAGAAAAGCAAAATGAGGATATTTAAATATTTTTTAGGAATAGGCTTGGGACTGTGTCTGCTTGCAGCCTGTCAACAATCTCCGAAAGAAGGAGCTGGCAATAAAGATGCGGATAGCCTCACCAGCGAGTTGGATACTATAACACAAGCAGAAACGGCCGATAGCATGGAGAAAACATCAGTAGGCACTTTAGAAGAAAGTTTGATCGCACAAGGTCTGGTCAAGGTCCAGGATATAGATTCCAGTATCGTAGTGCATCTGCGTTATAGTACCAGCAATAATTTTGTGGGAGTAGATGTGTACGGGGATTTTGACGAAGCCTACATGCAACCCGAGCCTGCCCACATGCTGGCCCAGGCAAACCAGTACTTAAAAGAAATCAATCCTGACTATAGTCTTTATATTTACGATGCGGTACGTCCTCGTTCAGTGCAGCAAATCCTCTGGGACACGCTGGATATGCCTGTTGCCCAGAAATATAAATACGTTGCCGATCCTCAGGAAGGCTCTATCCACAACTATGGTGCAGCAGTAGACTTGACCATCGCGGATGCTGAAGGTCAGCCTATTGATATGGGAACTGACTTTGATTATTTTGGCGTGCTGGCCTATCCGGTGCGTGAAGAAGAAATGCTGGAGACGGGC harbors:
- a CDS encoding M15 family metallopeptidase is translated as MRIFKYFLGIGLGLCLLAACQQSPKEGAGNKDADSLTSELDTITQAETADSMEKTSVGTLEESLIAQGLVKVQDIDSSIVVHLRYSTSNNFVGVDVYGDFDEAYMQPEPAHMLAQANQYLKEINPDYSLYIYDAVRPRSVQQILWDTLDMPVAQKYKYVADPQEGSIHNYGAAVDLTIADAEGQPIDMGTDFDYFGVLAYPVREEEMLETGKLTEAQVANRRLLRKVMTRAGFSTITSEWWHFNAMSRAEANQRYGIVE
- a CDS encoding DUF1611 domain-containing protein translates to MEGNAIVITQGYLATPRAKTAHGLIRDTSKYKILAVIDHQHAGQDAGEIVDGKRRGIPVFGDLTTFLSTSSEKAMFCLVGVAGKGGLIPEGMLDTVKDAIRAGMSIVSGLHEFMSDIPELITLAEEHKVTITDIRKPKPRHELKFWTGRIKQVRCPKIAILGTDCNLGKRTTTRLLMHALQQADIRAEMIYTGQTGWMQGSAFGFIFDSTFNDFISGELEDAIVRCWDAVKPDVILLEGQSSLRNPSGPGGSEFLLSGEARHVILQHAPGRKYFHHFDEEQLEIPSLESEVKLIEMYGAKVFAITLNEQNLSPEQAQAYKTQYEQALGIPVLIPLQESLDSLAPIIQKMIETYED